Genomic DNA from Candidatus Latescibacter sp.:
ACGGGGGCAAAAGTGGCAATGCACGAATCTGCCCACTCTCCCCACGACATTTCCCTGAAAGACGGCTATGTGCTGAAAGTTGGTTCTTTGGAACTGCGAATCATCCATACGCCGGGACACACGCCTGATTCGATCTGCATTCTGGCCGGAAACGATCTGTTGACCGGAGATACGCTGTTTGTGGGAAAAGTAGGGGGAACAGGATACGGACAGGACGCGCAGGATGAGTACGACAGCCTGCATCGG
This window encodes:
- a CDS encoding hydroxyacylglutathione hydrolase family protein, with protein sequence MIFKQIPSGGDRNFSYLIADESTHEAACVDPGSAPFKELKMIEDEKLKLLTIINTHDHFDHTEGNIFLASKTGAKVAMHESAHSPHDISLKDGYVLKVGSLELRIIHTPGHTPDSICILAGNDLLTGDTLFVGKVGGTGYGQDAQDEYDSLHR